Proteins from a single region of Oryza brachyantha chromosome 6, ObraRS2, whole genome shotgun sequence:
- the LOC107304446 gene encoding type I inositol polyphosphate 5-phosphatase 1-like, with translation MSIYQTMFCFVCTHLATGEKAGVLHNRNADVQEIHRRTHFTGPDDDIAMPRDIYDHEINFWLGDLNYRIDIAYERAHELIAMMDWHQLAEKNQVMPAPPPAIPALSPPASRQAATAATRYPRPNARCHQHHGREAEKRGIRERRGSERERKEGKRKKEKKTNMWNPSAPRQQKSVKKPALAQNSIG, from the exons ATGTCCATCTACCAGACCATGTTCTGCTTCGTGTGCACCCACCTCGCCACCGGCGAGAAGGCTGGCGTCCTCCACAACCGGAACGCCGACGTGCAGGAGATCCACCGGCGTACGCATTTCACTGGACCCGACGATGACATCGCCATGCCAAGAGACATCTACGACCATGA GATAAATTTCTGGCTCGGTGATCTGAACTACCGCATCGACATCGCATATGAGAGAGCACACGAGCTTATCGCGATGATGGATTGGCATCAGCTGGCAGAGAAAAATCAGGTGATGCcagcgccaccgcccgccATCCCCGCCCTTAGCCCGCCGGCGAGCCGTCaagctgccaccgccgccacccgctATCCGCGCCCCAACGCCCGGTGCCACCAGCACCACGGGAGAGAagcagagaagagaggaataagagagaggagaggaagcgagagagaaagaaaagaagggaagagaaaaaaagaaaaaaaaactaatatgtggAACCCATCGGCACCACGTCAACAAAAATCAGTCAAAAA GCCCGCTTTAGCCCAAAATTCGATTGGATAA
- the LOC102721562 gene encoding zinc finger A20 and AN1 domain-containing stress-associated protein 8: MDHKEAGCQQPEGPILCINNCGFFGSAATMNMCSKCHKEMIMKQEQAKLAASSIDSIVNGGDSGKEPIIAGHTEVAFAQVEVQTLVAQPAEIAGPSEGLTVNPKGKEGPSRCSTCRKRVGLTGFNCRCGNLYCALHRYSDKHDCQFDYRTAARDAIAKANPVVKAEKLDKI, from the coding sequence ATGGATCACAAGGAGGCTGGATGCCAACAGCCAGAAGGCCCGATCCTTTGCATCAATAACTGCGGCTTCTTTGGTAGTGCGGCTACCATGAACATGTGCTCAAAGTGCCACAAGGAGATGATAATGAAGCAGGAGCAGGCCAAGCTGGCAGCCTCCTCTATCGATAGCATTGTCAATGGTGGCGATTCCGGGAAGGAACCAATTATTGCTGGTCACACAGAAGTAGCTTTTGCTCAAGTTGAGGTGCAGACACTCGTTGCACAACCTGCTGAAATTGCTGGCCCCAGTGAGGGGCTGACGGTGAACCCCAAGGGTAAGGAAGGGCCAAGTCGGTGCTCCACTTGTCGGAAGAGGGTTGGGCTTACCGGATTCAACTGCCGATGTGGCAACTTGTACTGCGCATTGCACCGCTATTCTGATAAGCATGACTGCCAGTTTGACTATCGGACAGCTGCTAGGGATGCTATCGCCAAGGCTAATCCAGTGGTGAAGGCAGAGAAGCTTGACAAGATCTAG
- the LOC102718004 gene encoding uncharacterized protein LOC102718004 — protein sequence MARWRAAATVVWAFAVVAVAKECTNVPTQLSSHTVRARLQATPGAAEWRWREEFHDHLNPTDEAAWMDLLPLRTAFPSAAAGEEFDWAMLYRSLRGAASGDGYGGGFLEEVSLHDVRLDVDGDGVYGRAQQTNLEYLLLLDADRLVWSFRTQAGLPAPGKPYGGWEGPDVELRGHFVGHYMSAAAKMWATTHNGTLAGKMAAVVDALHDCQAAAGTGYLSAFPAEFFDRFEAIRPVWAPYYTIHKIMQGLLDQHTVAGNGKALGMVVAMADYFAGRVRSIIQRYTIERHWTSLNEETGGMNDVLYQLYTITKDQRHLVLAHLFDKPCFLGLLAVQADSLSGFHANTHIPVVVGGQMRYEVTGDPLYKEIATFFMDIVNSSHSYATGGTSVSEFWSNPKHLAEALTTETEESCTTYNMLKVSRHLFRWTKEIAYADYYERALINGVLSIQRGRDPGVMIYMLPQGPGRSKAVSYHGWGTQYNSFWCCYGTGIESFSKLGDSIYFEEKGNKPGLYIIQYIPSTLNWRTVGLTVTQQVKPLSSSDQYHQVSLSIYAEKTNGQYATLNVRIPSWTSVNGAKATLNDKDLQLASPGIFLTISKQWYNGDHLLLQFPINLRTEAIKDDRPQVASLNAILFGPFLLAGLTTGDWDARTGGAAAASDWIAPVPESHNSQLVTLTQESGGKTLVLSTVNDTSLAMQERPEATGGTDAAVRATFRVVPPTQQLGGSTAKRRRAGAGAGAAVGLTVTAATIEPFGLPGTAVSNGLAVVRAGSGKSSDTLFNVVPGLDGKPGSVSLELGSKPGCFLVAGAGAGAKAQVGCRQRSGGGGGFEQAASFAQAEPLRRYHPVSFIASGVRRSFVLEPLFTLRDEFYTIYFNLAA from the exons ATGGCGCggtggcgtgcggcggcgacggtggtgtGGGCAttcgcggtggtggcggtggcgaaggAGTGCACGAACGTCCCGACGCAGCTGTCGTCGCACACGGTGCGGGCGCGGCTGCAGGCGACGCCGGGGGCGGCGGagtggcggtggcgggaggAGTTCCACGACCACCTCAACCCCACCGACGAGGCGGCGTGGAtggacctgctgccgctccgcACCGCCttcccgtcggcggcggcgggggaggagttCGACTGGGCGATGCTGTACCGGTCGCTCAGGGGCGCCGCCAGCGGCGACGGATACGGCGGCGGGTTCCTCGAGGAGGTTTCGCTGCACGACGTGCGGCtggacgtcgacggcgacggcgtgtaCGGGCGCGCGCAGCAGACGAACCTCGAgtacctgctgctgctcgacgCGGACAGGCTCGTGTGGAGCTTCCGGACGCAGGCCGggctgccggcgccggggaaGCCGTACGGCGGCTGGGAGGGCCCCGACGTCGAGCTCCGCGGCCACTTCGTCG GGCACTACatgagcgcggcggcgaagatgTGGGCGACCACGCACAACGGCACGCTCGCCGGCAAGATGGCAGCGGTGGTGGACGCCTTGCACGACTGCCAGGCGGCAGCCGGCACCGGCTACCTCTCTGCCTTCCCCGCCGAGTTCTTCGACCGCTTCGAGGCCATCCGCCCCGTCTGGGCTCCCTACTACACTATCCACAAG ATCATGCAGGGCCTGCTTGATCAGCACACGGTGGCCGGGAACGGCAAGGCGCTCGGCATGGTGGTCGCCATGGCCGATTACTTCGCCGGCCGCGTGAGGAGCATCATCCAGAGGTACACCATCGAGAGGCACTGGACGTCGCTCAACGAGGAGACCGGCGGGATGAACGACGTCCTCTACCAGCTCTACACCATAACT AAAGACCAGAGGCATTTGGTGCTTGCTCATCTTTTCGACAAGCCTTGCTTTCTAGGATTGCTTGCAGTTCAG GCTGACAGTCTTTCAGGTTTTCATGCAAATACACACATTCCTGTTGTTGTCGGAGGCCAAATGAGATATGAAGTTACTGGTGATCCTCTTTACAAG GAGATTGCAACATTCTTCATGGATATAGTAAACTCTTCTCATAGCTATGCCACAGGTGGCACATCTGTTAGTGAGTTCTG GTCAAATCCAAAACATTTAGCTGAGGCCCTGACCACTGAGACTGAGGAGTCTTGCACCACCTACAACATGCTGAAG GTTTCTCGGCACCTATTTAGATGGACAAAGGAAATAGCGTACGCGGATTACTACGAGCGAGCGCTGATAAATGGTGTCCTAAGCATTCAAAGAGGAAGAGATCCTGGTGTGATGATCTACATGCTGCCCCAGGGCCCTGGAAGATCTAAAGCAGTAAGCTACCATGGGTGGGGAACGCAGTATAATTCATTTTGGTGTTGTTATGGAACTG ggatAGAATCATTCTCCAAGCTGGGGGATTCTATATACTTTGAAGAGAAAGGAAACAAGCCTGGGCTCTACATTATTCAGTACATACCGAGCACATTGAACTGGAGAACTGTAGGTCTTACTGTTACTCAGCAAGTGAAGCCCCTCAGCTCATCAGATCAGTATCATCAAGTTTCACTCTCCATTTATGCTGAAAAG ACAAACGGGCAATATGCGACACTGAATGTGAGAATACCATCATGGACATCAGTGAATGGTGCAAAAGCAACTCTGAACGACAAAGATCTACAATTAGCATCTCCAG GGATTTTTCTCACAATCAGCAAGCAGTGGTATAATGGTGATCACTTGCTACTCCAGTTCCCAATTAACCTAAGGACAGAAGCAATAAAAG ACGATCGGCCACAGGTGGCATCCCTGAACGCAATCCTGTTCGGGCcattcctcctcgccggcctcaCCACCGGCGACTGGGACGCGAggaccggcggcgccgccgcggcgtcggaCTGGATCGCCCCTGTCCCTGAATCGCACAACTCCCAGCTGGTGACGCTCACGCAGGAATCCGGCGGGAAGACCCTGGTCCTCTCCACCGTGAACGACACCTCCCTGGCGATGCAGGAGCGGCCCGAGGCCACCGGCGgcaccgacgccgccgtgcgcgccacGTTCAGGGTGGTGCCGCCGACGCAGCAGCTGGGCGGCTCGACCGCCAAgcgacgccgcgccggcgccggcgccggcgcggcggtggggctGACGGTCACCGCGGCGACGATCGAGCCGTTCGGCCTGCCGGGGACGGCGGTCTCCAACGGCCTCGCCGTGGTGCGCGCCGGGAGCGGGAAGAGCTCGGACACGTTGTTCAACGTTGTGCCGGGGCTCGATGGGAAGCCCGGCTCCGTCTCCCTCGAGCTCGGGAGCAAGCCCGGGTGCTTCttggtcgccggcgccggcgccggcgcgaagGCGCAGGTCGGCTGCAGACaacgcagcggcggcggcggcgggttcgAGCAGGCGGCGAGCTTCGCGCAGGCCGAGCCACTGCGGCGGTATCATCCGGTCAGCTTCATCGCCAGCGGCGTGAGGAGGAGCTTCGTCCTCGAGCCATTGTTCACCTTGAGGGACGAGTTCTACACCATCTACTTCAACCTCGCAGCCTGA
- the LOC102718285 gene encoding uncharacterized protein LOC102718285, producing the protein MARRMRAGGMALVVVVVAAVAACLLDGAAALHLCTDRLFNDTQGRHSDGLPHLNKAEEATWMTLLPRRAGPRSEFDWLALYRSLTRGGGGGGVEQAEFLSPASLHDVRLDADGASMYWQGQQTNLEYLLYLDPDRLTWTFRKQAKLPTVGEPYGGWESPDGQLRGHFTGHYLSAAAHMWASTHNDALKEKMTKVVDILYSCQKNMNSGYLAAYPESMFDLYDQLAEAWSPYYTIHKIMQGLLDQYTLAGNPKGLEIVVWMTDYFSVRVKKLIQEYSIQRHWEAMNEETGGFNDVMYQLYAITKDQKHLTMAHLFDKPCFLGPLGLHDDDISGLHVNTHVPVLVGAQKRYELVGDQLYKEIATFFFDVVNSSHTFATGGTSTMEHWHDPKRLVDEIKISSNEETCATYNLLKVSRNLFRWTKEGKYADHYERLLINGIMGNQRGKEPGVMIYFLPMGPGRSKSISGMPTSGLPPNNPGGWGNPNATFWCCYGTGIESFSKLGDSIYFLEEGDLPGLYIIQYIPSTFDWKAAGLTVKQQAKPLSSTDSYFEVSLSVSSKGDARPANANVRIPSWTSADGAIATLNGQRLNLTSAGDFLSVTKLWGNDTLSLQFPITLRTEPIKDDREEYASIQAVLFGPHLLAGLTHGNQTVSSSNDSNAGLTPGVWEVDATADASVAAWVTPVSHRSLNSQLVSLTQQRGGSSGDGKAFVLSVSIADGALTMQEAPASGSDACVHATFRAYSGAGAFDGSGRLQGRGVTLEPFDRPGMAVTGALNVSRPGPEPDTRFKFNAVAGLDGLPGSVSLELAARPGCFVTAPTTSYLPGAKAQVSCRNTAAADDDTAFRLAASFTQAPSLRQYHPLSFAAKGTERNFLLEPLQSLQDEFYTVYFNVITNSSAV; encoded by the exons ATGGCGCGGAGGATGAGAGCCGGCGGGATGgctctggtggtggtggtggtggccgcggTCGCGGCGTGCCtgctcgacggcgccgccgcgctgcacCTGTGCACGGACAGGCTGTTCAATGACACGCAGGGGAGGCACTCGGACGGGCTGCCGCACCTGAAcaaggcggaggaggcgacgtGGATGACCCTcctgccgcgccgcgccgggccCCGGTCGGAGTTCGACTGGCTGGCGCTCTACCGGAGCCtcacgcgcggcggcggcggcggcggcgtcgaacaGGCGGAGTTCCTCTCGCCGGCGTCTCTCCACGACGTCCGGCTTGACGCCGACGGCGCCTCCATGTACTGGCAGGGCCAGCAGACCAACCTGGAGTACCTGCTCTACCTCGACCCCGACCGCCTGACATGGACGTTCCGAAAGCAGGCCAAACTTCCCACCGTCGGCGAGCCCTACGGCGGGTGGGAGTCGCCGGACGGCCAGCTCCGTGGCCATTTCACAG GTCACTACctgagcgcggcggcgcacatGTGGGCGAGCACGCACAACGACGCACTGAAGGAAAAGATGACGAAGGTAGTGGACATCCTCTACTCCTGCCAGAAGAACATGAACTCGGGTTACCTAGCAGCCTATCCCGAATCCATGTTCGACTTGTACGATCAGCTGGCCGAGGCATGGTCGCCGTATTACACCATCCACAAG ATCATGCAAGGCCTTCTTGATCAGTATACATTGGCTGGGAACCCGAAAGGTCTCGAGATTGTGGTGTGGATGACTGATTACTTCAGTGTTCGTGTGAAGAAGTTGATACAGGAGTACAGCATTCAGAGGCACTGGGAAGCGATGAACGAGGAAACCGGTGGATTCAACGATGTCATGTATCAGCTTTATGCCATAACG AAAGACCAGAAGCATTTGACAATGGCGCATCTTTTTGACAAACCATGCTTCCTTGGACCACTTGGGCTTCAT GATGATGACATATCAGGGTTGCATGTTAACACACATGTTCCTGTCCTCGTTGGTGCACAGAAGAGATATGAATTAGTTGGGGATCAACTTTACAAG GAAATTGcaacatttttctttgatgTTGTGAACTCCTCTCATACATTTGCAACAGGAGGCACATCTACCATGGAGCACTG GCATGATCCAAAGCGGCTAGTAGACGAGATCAAAATCAGCTCAAATGAGGAGACTTGCGCCACCTACAACTTGCTCAAG GTCTCACGGAATCTGTTCAGGTGGACAAAGGAAGGTAAGTACGCCGATCACTACGAGAGGCTACTTATCAACGGGATCATGGGCAACCAGAGGGGAAAGGAGCCCGGTGTGATGATCTATTTTCTTCCCATGGGGCCCGGACGATCCAAGAGCATCAGTGGCATGCCCACCTCTGGCCTGCCCCCCAATAACCCAGGAGGATGGGGTAACCCAAATGCTACATTTTGGTGCTGCTATGGGACAG GGATAGAGTCATTCTCAAAGTTAGGGGATTCCATCTACTTCTTGGAGGAGGGAGATCTCCCTGGGCTTTACATCATTCAGTACATACCAAGCACTTTTGATTGGAAAGCGGCAGGGCTGACCGTCAAGCAGCAGGCCAAACCCCTCTCCTCGACAGATTCTTACTTTGAGGTTTCGCTCTCCGTTTCTTCGAAG GGAGATGCCCGGCCGGCAAATGCGAATGTGAGGATCCCGTCATGGACATCAGCCGATGGAGCAATAGCAACTCTCAATGGACAAAGGCTCAACCTGACATCTGCAG GCGATTTCCTCTCTGTGACCAAACTCTGGGGCAATGACACGCTGTCGCTACAATTCCCCATCACCTTAAGAACTGAGCCGATCAAAG ATGATCGCGAGGAGTACGCGTCCATCCAAGCGGTGCTGTTCGGGCCtcacctcctcgccggcctGACGCACGGCAACCAGACCGTGAGCTCCAGCAACGACTCCAACGCCGGCCTGACCCCCGGCGTCTGGGAGGTggacgccaccgccgacgcctccgtcgccgcctggGTCACTCCAGTCTCCCACCGATCGCTCAACTCGCAGCTTGTCAGCCTCacgcagcagcgcggcggctcCTCCGGCGACGGGAAGGCGTTCGTCCTGTCGGTGTCGATCGCCGACGGCGCGCTGACCATGCAGGAGGCGCCCGCCTCCGGGAGCGACGCGTGCGTGCACGCCACGTTCCGGGCCtactccggcgccggcgccttcGACGGCAGCGGGAGGCTGCAGGGCCGGGGCGTGACGCTCGAGCCGTTCGACCGGCCGGGCATGGCAGTCACCGGCGCGCTCAACGTCAGCCGGCCGGGCCCGGAGCCGGACACGCGGTTCAAGTTcaacgccgtcgccgggctgGACGGCCTCCCCGGCTCGGTGTCCCTCGAGCTCGCCGCCAGGCCGGGGTGCTTCGTGACGGCCCCCACCACATCCTACCTCCCCGGCGCGAAAGCTCAGGTCAGCTGCCGgaacaccgccgccgccgacgacgacacggCGTTCCGCCTCGCCGCGAGCTTCACGCAGGCGCCATCGCTCCGGCAATACCACCCGCTGAGCTTCGCGGCGAAGGGCACGGAGAGGAACTTCCTCCTGGAGCCATTGCAGAGCCTCCAGGACGAGTTCTACACCGTCTACTTCAACGTCATCACCAACTCCTCCGCCGTGTGA
- the LOC102718849 gene encoding protein gamma response 1 — translation MDGSVLGVSGANCGGDVAADEFKYFSGVSTIFVANIQEVKDRVSQIELIFCSQLFPHVQSMSKLLEAQLANAAEAAKDEWREREAGLVRRLEELSSGKRHAEEKALQLGCSLEEMKGSLADAVARHEVEKKQLLGRLEDELGKKDEVVRRLEREIAEKAADVSRERDAHQRLLEQVALKDKELLLEQNKRAEVIEDYTKLKTLYKELKSKYTFLTRKIDQNESSKSAFNNLAEQKSSSKSPPSKRKLKDLVDTKKDNVQVVSKTKDEKNGLASCAKAGGIQHDSSLIRSPFSNSRLCLPSRPTNTPPKNAISNSKTEATSSFARPSLHWRETRACKEPGVVDPHDDFLDTPLEAVKNMIRNPTTREEAQALAACPPQDMDFNNSDDETQDVNIATQGLKNMPVPKQQSTISIHPSSKGFKYTEPVRKKADRENLKGVECKQCKKFYDAVLPDGRANGDGANSTSMRCEHHDGVSRHRYRYAPPLTPEGFWNIGFESEM, via the exons ATGGATGGGAGCGTGCTGGGTGTCTCGGGCGCGAATTGCGGCGGCGATGTGGCGGCGGACGAGTTCAAGTATTTCTCCGGGGTGAGCACCATCTTCGTGGCCAACATCCAGGAGGTGAAGGATCGTGTCTCCCAGATTGAGTTGATCTTCTGCAGCCAGCTCTTCCCGCACGTCCAGTCCATGTCGAAGCTACTCGAGGCGCAGCTGGCCAACGCCGCGGAGGCGGCAAAGGATGagtggagggagagggaggccggcCTGGTGCGCCGACTGGAGGAGCTGAGCAGCGGGAAGAGGCACGCGGAGGAGAAGGCCCTGCAGCTGGGTTGCTCTCTTGAGGAGATGAAGGGGAGCCTTGCGGATGCGGTCGCGAGGCATGAGGTTGAGAAGAAGCAGCTTCTGGGGAGGTTGGAGGATGAATTGGGGAAGAAAGATGAGGTTGTTCGTCGGCTAGAGAGGGAGATTGCGGAGAAGGCGGCTGATGTGTCCAGGGAGAGAGATGCCCACCAGAGGCTGCTGGAGCAGGTTGCGTTGAAGGATAAGGAACTGCTTCTTGAACAGAATAAGCGGGCGGAGGTGATCGAGGATTACACTAAGCTGAAGACATTGTACAAGGAATTGAAGTCAAAGTACACATTTCTCACCAGGAAGATCGACCAGAATGAAAGTTCCAAGTCTGCTTTCAACAATCTGGCAGAACAGAAATCCTCCTCTAAAAGTCCTCCAAGCAAGAGAAAGCTCAAAG ATCTGGTGGACACAAAGAAGGATAACGTTCAGGTAGTTTCTAAGACCAAAGATGAGAAGAATGGTCTTGCTTCATGTGCAAAGGCAGGAGGTATCCAACATGATAGCTCACTCATCAGGAGTCCATTCAGTAACTCGCGCCTTTGTCTACCGTCTCGTCCAACCAACACTCCACCAAAGAATGCTATTAGCAATTCAAAAACAGAGGCAACATCTAGTTTCGCCCGCCCAAGTCTACACTGGAGGGAGACTCGTGCGTGTAAAGAACCAGGTGTTGTAGATCCACATGATGATTTCCTTGATACACCTCTGGAGGCTGTTAAAAACATGATCAGGAATCCTACAACTCGAGAAGAAGCACAAGCTCTTGCTGCCTGTCCTCCTCAGGATATGGACTTCAATAACTCTGATGATGAGACTCAAGATGTTAATATTGCCACCCAGGGACTGAAAAACATGCCAGTTCCCAAGCAGCAAAGTACAATTTCAATACATCCATCAAGTAAAGGTTTCAAATACACAGAACCTGTAAGAAAAAAGGCTGACCGGGAGAATCTGAAAGGCGTTGAGTGCAAACAATGCAAGAAATTCTATGACGCTGTTCTTCCAGATGGCCGTGCAAATGGTGATGGTGCGAACTCTACAAGCATGAGGTGCGAGCATCATGATGGTGTATCCAGACATCGCTACAGGTATGCTCCACCATTGACACCAGAAGGGTTTTGGAACATTGGGTTTGAATCAGAAATGTAG
- the LOC102721848 gene encoding putative pentatricopeptide repeat-containing protein At3g13770, mitochondrial — protein sequence MLVARGLRRLDAAGRHLEHQAFVPPLRAASGLGLLGAGARFHDYDAAITACVERKALREGQQVHARMITARYRPQVYLATRLVTMYAQCGALEDARNVFDRMPERSVVSWSAMISGYSQTERRVKAFELFIEMRRAGFNPNEFTLSTVLTSCSGPLSIKQVEQVHSLIVKTNFESHMFVGSSLLDMYAKSENIQEARRVFDMLPERDVVSCTAIISGYAHQGLDEEALNLFRRLYSEGMQCNHITFMALVTALSGLASLDYGKQVHAQILRKELPFYIALQNSLIDMYSKCGKLLYARRIFDNMPERSVVSWNAMLMGYGRHGFGHEVVRIFKNLRKEAKPDSVTLLAVLSGCSHGGLVDEGLDMFDIMVKEQSELLHTGHYGCVIDLLGRSGRLEKALNLIENMPLEPTPSIWGSLLGACRVHANVHVGELVAQKLLEMEPENAGNYVILSNIYAASGMWKDVFKVRKLMLENTVTKEPGQSWIILDKVIHTFLSSDEFHPSKKDIDAKIKEIFVDIKAAGFVPDLSCVLHDVDDEQKERMLLGHSEKLAITFGLMNTPSGLTIRIMKNLRICVDCHNFAKFVSKVYGREISLRDKNRFHLLAHGNCTCGDYW from the exons ATGCTTGTGGCGCGTGGGCTCCGGAGACTGGATGCGGCGGGGCGCCACCTCGAGCACCAAGCCTTCGTCCCGCCGCTTCGCGCCGCATCGGGGTTGGGGCTTCTGGGGGCCGGCGCGAGGTTCCACGACTACGACGCCGCCATCACGGCATGCGTCGAGCGGAAGGCGCTCCGGGAGGGGCAGCAGGTGCACGCGCGCATGATCACCGCGAGGTACCGACCACAGGTGTACCTGGCGACCCGGCTGGTCACCATGTATGCGCAGTGCGGTGCGCTGGAGGACGCGCGCAACGTGTTCGACAGGATGCCTGAGCGGAGTGTGGTATCGTGGAGTGCCATGATCTCAGGGTATTCTCAAACAGAACGGCGTGTCAAGGCCTTCGAGCTGTTCATCGAGATGCGTAGAGctg GATTTAACCCCAATGAATTCACTTTGTCAACTGTTCTTACATCCTGTTCTGGTCCTCTAAGTATAAAACAGGTTGAGCAAGTCCATTCTCTTATAGTCAAGACAAATTTTGAGTCGCACATGTTTGTTGGGAGTTCCCTACTTGATATGTATGCCAAGTCAGAAAATATTCAAGAAGCTCGAAGAGTATTTGATATGCTTCCAGAAAGGGACGTTGTTTCGTGTACTGCAATTATATCAGGTTATGCTCATCAGGGTCTTGATGAGGAAGCCTTAAACTTGTTCAGACGATTGTATAGTGAAGGGATGCAATGCAATCATATTACCTTCATGGCCCTTGTCACTGCACTGTCTGGCCTAGCTTCTTTGGATTACGGCAAGCAAGTTCATGCCCAAATACTTCGTAAAGAATTGCCCTTTTATATTGCTCTACAGAACTCTTTGATTGATATGTACTCTAAATGTGGTAAACTGTTATACGCAAGGAGGATATTTGACAATATGCCAGAGAGATCAGTCGTCAGTTGGAATGCAATGCTTATGGGATATGGAAGGCATGGATTTGGGCATGAAGTTGTTAGGATCTTCAAAAATTTGCGTAAAGAAGCGAAGCCTGACAGTGTGACTTTGTTGGCTGTTTTATCTGGTTGTAGCCATGGTGGACTTGTTGATGAGGGCCTTGATATGTTCGATATCATGGTCAAAGAACAAAGTGAACTTCTCCACACTGGACATTACGGATGCGTTATTGATCTTCTTGGACGTTCTGGACGACTAGAGaaagctttaaatttaatagaaaatatgcCACTTGAGCCAACTCCATCAATTTGGGGTTCACTGCTTGGTGCTTGCAGAGTACATGCGAATGTTCATGTTGGTGAGCTTGTTGCTCAGAAGCTTCTGGAAATGGAGCCAGAAAATGCTGGCAATTATGTAATACTTTCTAACATTTATGCTGCTTCTGGGATGTGGAAAGATGTTTTCAAAGTGAGGAAGTTAATGTTGGAGAATACAGTGACCAAGGAACCAGGGCAGAGCTGGATAATTCTTGACAAGGTTATTCACACCTTCCTATCAAGTGACGAATTCCATCCCAGTAAGAAAGATATAGATGCCAAGATAAAAGAGATATTTGTCGATATCAAAGCTGCTGGCTTTGTTCCAGACTTGAGTTGTGTGCTgcatgatgttgatgatgagcAGAAAGAACGCATGCTTCTTGGTCACAGTGAGAAGCTGGCAATAACATTTGGATTGATGAACACTCCTTCAGGCTTGACTATCCGGATTATGAAGAATCTTCGCATATGTGTTGATTGCCATAATTTTGCCAAGTTTGTTTCAAAAGTTTATGGGAGGGAGATATCCCTTAGGGACAAAAATCGATTTCATCTACTTGCACATGGAAACTGCACCTGTGGAGATTACTGGTGA